The Penicillium psychrofluorescens genome assembly, chromosome: 2 nucleotide sequence AACCGCGCGAATCTCATTTGGGCTAGGCAAAGTCCCGCTATATTCTCCCGATGTACTTTTTTATAGATCACTGTCATTACGGGAATCATACGAACTGCGTAGAATACATCAGCCCCTGCAATGTTGTCGGGTATGAGGAAACCCGTACGAACTATTACTGAGGGAACCAATTGACATGATTTATTGATTAATTACCAACCTGCCTGAGAATGCTGTTGGGAGCGTCCCCTCGACTAGTAGCAATCCGTTTTCAATACGGATTCGGCGGACGCTGAGCCCGTCTCCTCGGGTCCAGAGACAAATCTCACCTGACGAGCATTGGCCGCCTGCAAAGAGTGTCGGCGTCGCCGGGTCCAGCACGTAGAAAACCACCCTAATCCATATTTCGACACGTTAATAATAGCTTCTTAAGCCCTACTTGCCTTTTATTTTTAGAATGACTGCGTGGCAGCAGGTACTGTCTATTAAGTAATAGTAGAAGTTCAGACACCCGTTTCTTCGCCGGCCCCCTATCACCATCGACTTCCATCATCTAACATCAATCAAGCTCCTAACCAGCAAAAATGGCAACTTGTGTGGAAGAACATCTAAATCATAGAATGGCAGCCCAAAAAGGCCTTGCTACTCCAGAAATCTTGGAGATGATCCTGATCCAGGTGGATATAAGCACGCTTCTCACGTCTGCTCAGCGAGTTTGCCGCAGCTGGTTCGACGTGATCAGCAAGTCGCCGTTGATTCAAAAGGGACTTTTCTTCACTCCAGTCAATGACTCCGAGTGGGTAataggagaaaagagacTCAACCCGCTATTAATTGAGGCTTTTCCTTCTATCTTTCCTACCGAGGACAGACCGTATAGCGGCTGCCTCGATGTTTGTGACTTACCTATGACTCAAGATGCCTTGACTATGGCTCGATTCATACGAAAGGATGCAAGCTGGCGTAAGATGCTAGTCCAACAGCCTCCACTCTTAGATATTGGACTTTTCCAAGTTTCTAGCTCTAGGGGCGGCGATAGGGCTGAAAGTTCCATTGTCATGGTCAGTTTCTAATTCAAACTAGAGTCTGAACACAAAGTCTCAAGTGGCTAATACATAGAATATAGGAAGATCGGAAGATTCAAGAGTCTTCCGGGCACCATGGACTTCGAATGGAAAGGCTCTTCGAAGTCTTGCTCTTAACTCGCTGGGCACGCGCCCAGGTGTATTGGTCGACTGAAGAACCGATCGTGGTTCACAGCAGTCACCAGGAGATCAACGATGAGTTCTGTCGGAATCTAAGCAAGCTGGGTTTAGTCCTCTATACAAAATCAGTGCTACAGTGCACTGGGCGGTCGCTCAGCAGTCTGAGAGGAGATCCTCTAAGTGCTGATGCAACTGCCAGGAATGAGATTTTCGCAGCATATGGGAAACATGGTTTAGACGTTGCTCTGAAGAGACAGGATATTGAAAAGTCGACGATGCAGGTGGGCGAACTAGTTTTGTACCGCTATGGGCGGCGATAGTCCGGTagcttcttctctttttaTCGTCTCCGATCATCAGCATTTATCTCTGGATCGGTCATATTACTATGCTTCGTATCTCTTTTCCTGTTTCTAGACAGATTACCGCCGAGACGCGTTATGGCTAAGCAGGGGTGCTTGTCAGGAGCGAGAATTCTGAATCTGTGGGTGGAGAATATCCGACGCCCTATGTAGATTTCCAGTGTCCATTGACTACAGCTACCCCGTTGATGTAGAAATTTTACTATCAGACACAGCGAGCCGAAACAACGCAACGAGACTTTCAAAAGCAACTGACTCAACCAAAACAAACTGGAGCAAACCCAGGGAAATGCTTTCCTTGGAAATCACACCCAGTGCAATGTACATACTCATCCCCTGTCATGTCCTCACCGGCATCCTCATCTTTACAGAACGCGCCCAGCGGAGTTGCTCTGACTCCGATCGTTTGTCTGGACCTTTTTGAGGCCCCTGCCCGCCTGGATAGACGCAAGGAGCGCAGAGCGATTGTCacccccaccgccgcccatgGCTGGCGGCGCAGGTGGTGGGGGTGCAGCGCccggaggaggcggcggcggtgcagTCGGGGCTCCGCcagctggaggcggaggcggagggggaggagcagcggcacctgggggagggggtggcggcggcggaggcgcACCGGTTGgtgggggagaagagaagccgTTAGTCTCTGTCTCCGCGGGAGCAGAAGGCacaggtggcggaggagcaaCAGGGCTGTCTTGCACCGGAGTGGCGGACTTgttctcctcgtccatggcGCTCAGAGGGCGCGGCGGGGCCATCGTGCCGAACAGAATGCTGGCCAGCTGCTTGGCGCTACCGCCGCCAGGACggtcctcctcttcgtcggAGGAGTCGTCGAAATCAGAGCCGGCTTGAGACcagtcgtcgtcgtcttcgggACGCGCGCGGGACTTGCGCTCCAACGGTCCAGCGCCCGTGAACGTTGGCTTAACAGcctcctgctgctggagccggTGGAATGGGTTCGTGGACGCCGGAGGTGATGTCGCCGGTGTGGCCTCGGCCGGTTGACCCGCCATCCTGCTGAAGTAAGGGTTCTTGGACTCAGTGTCCGCGGAGACGGCAGAGATAGCTGGGGATTCGGGCTCCGGTTCGGGGACCGACACAGTaggcaccggcggcggagcCGGAGGCAGGACCTGGCTCTGCGTGGGAGTGCCGTCCTCTGGGGTAACATAGCCAGTTCCCTCTTCGTCTGACGagctctcttcttcgtccaaTCCTTCCAGTTGACGCTGCAGCTCGCGCTCGCGTTCCTTGGCCATCTCGAGCTCAGCGCGTTGGGCCGCAAGTTTGTCTTCTTGCTCTTTGGCCTGACGAGCCGCTTCTTCCCTGCGGCGTTTCTCCTCTTgcttcttgaccttgccctgcttgacctgctcctccagagCACGCAGTCGAGCTGCTTGAGCCTCCTTCTCTTTATTGAATTCAGCTTCGCGTTGCTTTGCCTCATCTCTGTTATCAAGTTAGCAAAAGATCTCTGATATCTCCACATGTCTAAGGGATGCTTACTCAAGATGCTTGGTCTCCGCCTCTTGCACCTCTTGCTCATCCCTGATTGCCTGCTCACGcgcgacatcatccgccTTCTTTGCATCAGCCTGACCAGCACTGTCGGTACGGCCTCTTCGCGTGGGAGGGGCTGGCGGAGGTTTCTTGCCCACTGTCTTCGAAGCAGCAGCACTGGGGCCACCCTTCTCTTCAGCTAGGCGGCGCTGTCTCTCCTGTTCCCGCTtggcatcatcttcctcggcaCGCTTCAGCCGCTCCTcacgctccttcttctcccgttcctggcgttgaagaagggTTTCATTCGCGTCAGTGGGCTtcagaccagcagcagccatgcGCTCGGCAATACGCTGTTGTGCGCGCTGCCGGGCAGCTGCCACGCGGTCTTCGTGTGTGTTACCAGGAGCAGGGGAGCTAGCAGACGGCGACACAGAAGGGCGGGAAGCCGGGGTTTCGGCAGCCGGGGATTCATAACGACGCTGTTCCTGCGCAGGCCTCTCTCGCCTTGTAAACCGTCAGCTTTAGCTTTGATAGCCATCTAGGATAACTTACTCTTCCTTGCGAACATTGGCTGTCCGGCTGTTTCGGCTCAGATCGTAGATAAAGTCGCGAATGGTATCTTCGACACCCAGAGCATCCTCCCAGCGACGCTTCTCATGCTCACGGGTTGAGTTCTGCCCTTCGTCACGGAGACTCTCCTCCAAACTGCGAGCAAAGTCCCGAACGCTTTCTTCAACATCACGCGTCATGGTATCATTGCGCTCGCGTTCAGACCCCACCTTCGAACTTTCGCTCTCCAGGCGGCGAGCGGCCTgaccgtcatcatcttccgcAGCGGGAGCTGGGCGCCCAGAAAGCTCGGCAGCCCGTGCCTGCATGCGCGCACGGGCACGAGCCTTAATCCGATCGGCTTCGGTAACCGCGCCACCGGGACCAGTGCCCACGATGTTAGCGGCGCTGCTGGGGTTAGCCTTGGCGTCCTGCAGGCGGAAGAGCTCAAGTTTCGCATCCGCAATCTCCCGTTCAAGGCGACGGACATCAGAGGCAACCTGCGGAACCTGGTCCTCAAAGGACTGCAATTGACGTCGAAGGGACCGACGCTCAGCCCCGCTATCCAATTGGCGGAATGAGGCATTGGGGTGGGTGTCGATGTCATCTTGCACGCGGCGAATCCGGTCCATCAGGCTCTCAGCCTCGCGGCGATCTCGGCGATCCAGAGcctcatcatcttctgccCGGTTCTCGTCTTGGAAATCCACAGCGTCGAGCATGACCTTGGTCTCACGAATCTTCTTGCGCAACTGGTCCGGAGACAGGTCTTCATCTGAAGCCTGTGAGGAAGCGGTAGGCGAGGGGGAGCGAGGATCACCACCAACACGACGACGCGCGCTGGACCGATAGCCACTAGCTGAATCGTTATTCTTGAACATGGTCGCATCCTTGCGGCTAGATCCGGGTGAACCTCCGCCGCGGAACGAATGGTCCTTGAGATAGCTGACACCGGTCTTCTGCGGCTGCAGGAACGCTCCGCTGGCTTTCCGAGATTCAGCATCCTGAGAAAGCAGTGACTTGACAGTGCCAATGGAGTCGTTCAAGTGCCTGGTCGACGGCGGGATAAGCTCTGCAGGTAAACGACTGGGAACCGGATACCCGTTCAGCGCTCGGTAGATCAGATGCATGCCAACAGCGAACTCATCCATGTTAAGTCGACCCCGGTTGTGAGGATCTGCCAGAGTCCAAATTCGCTCTAGGTCCTTCCGATTCAACCCACTCTGGCCCATGATCTCAATAGCAGTCTCGCCGCTAACAAAGCCCTTGCGCAAACCATCCCACGCACGGAAGAGGTCGTCATAaattttcttctcttcctttgtAATGGCCCAGGCAACTGTGGCGTTTCCAGAAAGTCCAGTAGTGGTAAAGCCACCTTCACGACCAGGTTGGGGCATCAGTTGCTGCTTCATGGCCTCAATATTCGGCAATCCCTGTGCAGGGGTGTTGATAAAGCCCCACTGACCGGGTATACCAGTGGGTTGAGCAGTGAGTCCTTGCATGCCTCCAGTCTGCGCCGGGCTGAGATTGGAGCCAAAGCCGGTTGGCATGGGCGGCATCGGGGGCCGAGGACCGCTGTATCCCGTGGCCTGCGGGTTGGTCATAAAGCCGGTTTGCTGGGGCTGCATAAACTGGGATTGAGTGTTCTGGCCAGGAAAACCAGTTTGCTGAGGCTGCTGCATGCCAGTCTGCTGAGGGAAGAACCCGGTGGGCTGCGCCGTCAATTGTGACAGAAGCTGTGAGTTGTTGggctgctggggctggggTTGCTGGACAACCGGTGGCGTAGATTTGTTCTCCATAAGAGGTGCATCAAAGTTGGGGGCGTTCGTCCGTGGCGCAGGACCTGGTTGTTCATCGGGAACGTCAAACGAGATGATATCAACCATACTGGACACCTCATTCTTGATTGTTTCCGGCAGGGCGGGGGGGAGCTCGCGACCGGTGAGGCGCAGATTGCACAGGTACATCGCCAGGGCGAACTCGGGGAAGAACAGCTGTCCAGATTTGGTAGAATCCGACAAgacccagatcttggacAGGTCGGCACCAGCGAGCTTCGAGCGCATCAGAAGGTCCCTTGCTTTGTCGCCATCCATTGTCTTGCTGTCGCCCACCGCAGACTTGAAGAGCTGCTCGAACTTGGCCTGATCCTGGGCGGTAATAAACGAAAGGCGAATGCTGGGGATCCTCGACCCAGTCTTGGGGGGCACCTGAGGCCGCACCTCGGTGGCGCCAGCACCTTGGAAGGAACTTGCGATCTCAGCGGATGTCTTGGGAGCCGGGCGAGAGGGCAACCCCGTGGGCTGCGAGGCCTGGAACTGcggaggctgctgctgttgttgctgctggggttggGGAGGATATCCCGTatattgctgctgctgaaaGCCTTGTGgtggctgctgttgctgctgctgcgacggtgGTGGCTGCTGGGGAGCGCCAGGGTAACCGGTGAACTGTGGCTGGAGCTGTCCGGCGGGGAATCCGGTAGCCTGGGGCTGTAGTTGCGAGCCGCCGAATGGCGAGGGTTGGCCAGCGAAACCGGTGGGTTGAGGAGCGAAGCCAGTGGGCTGGGGTTGCTGCATTGGcgattgttgctgctggcccTGGGGGAATTGCGTGTactgttgctgctgctgcggcatGAATGGTGCCTGGCCAGGTcggccaccagcaccaccgccgaggaAGGAATTCGACGAGGAATACATAATTTATGAAAACGACGCACGCATGAGGcaaagaagaacgaaggGATTGATGAACGAGAAGAGGCCGAGTGGAGGAAGTGAGGGAGTgtcaggaggaggagcaTGACGCCGGTAGCAGGGACGGGCTAGCCCGGACCGGGTGCTTACTCAGCGCGGTTGACAGTTGAGTTCCCGGAGTGGATTGAATAATGGTAATATTGCTTCATTGAGAGGTATCGAGCTAGATAGATGCGTACTAATGGGTCATGACCATCCTGTGCAAAGTCCTCGCCGGGACGGAAAATGCCTAAACACCCAAAACATAACGTAAACACATGAGAACAGATCCGGATGTCGAATATCAACAGACAAAATCAAGCCCAAGAAAAGCCCGGAGGAAAGAAACAaccagacgaagaagaatctaTGGAGTCTGCCAAGTGTTCTCACTGAAGAAAGAACCTCTCTCGCTAGGCTTTTTGTTGTTTGGTCGGTGAGCAAGAAGCAAAACCACGGTCAAAGGCGCATCCGAACAAAGAAGAGACAGGCCATTTACTCGGCGTTCTGTTGCTGCAGGTTGGCAGCATTGGCCGCCTTGCGGAGCTCGTACTCCTTGGTGAACTCGCGCGACAGAATGCCCAGGTCCTTGATCAGTGCGTGGCAAGCGTTGATGACAACCTCGCGCGGGGTGACTTCACCATCAGTCTGAACGCGCAGGAGGAAGTTGGGGGTCAACGGGTGGGGGACCTGAACAGGGTCAGGAAGTCATTCATATCATGGAAATATCCCGGGGACGTACCTTGTAGGCAGCGAAAATGACGTGGGGGGTCTTGATCAGACGGGAGCGAAGCAGGTTGGCGAGGGTGTGGTCCTCTTTgtggaaggtgaagatggcggcaTTGGGCATTCCTGGGTCGAGTTAAAACACCGAAATTTTGCCATTAAAAGAACCAAAACTTACGAGTATCGATCTCGACATCGATCTTGTTCTCACCCGGAGCGAGCAAGATAGCTTCATACCTAGAGTTGATGTCAGTCGACTTCTTACAGCAGAATTGGGTTATCGAATGAATGAAGCAGAACGGTATCAAGTGCATATATAAGGACTGACACATCGGgacgatcatcatcaagcgGCACCCGCCAGTGGCGCGGAGCCCGGCGCTCGGACGTGTGCCGACCGGCCAGCTCATTTGCGATCGCCTGGGTGGTAGTCACGAGAGGTGCGGCCCTGAGATGATGGTCCGACATGGTTGGGAGGATAGGAAAGTAGGCAGGGATGTTTGGCTCGGTAAATGGAAGGAAGGCAgttgggaagagagaggtGAAGGAGTGcggaagaagtggaaggcAGGCAAGCAGGATATCAGAACGAGGAAGGAACGAGTCCTACTATATCGCCCATTCTTGGTCTCCCATACCCAGTGTCTAGCCATAGAGCAGCTTTATTTAGGCATCTAGACCACAATTTGAAGGGCCAGGAGGACACCAGTCAATTGTTCCCCAATCCAAATGCCTCCAAAGCCAGAGCACTGCATGCATCACACAGCTAGTGTTTCGGCGCTTTCCCCACGGGCAGCAGAAAGCAGTAGACGAGAGAGGTACAAGGCAAGAAAACAAATTCATGCTAAATTGAGGCATAGggcaagaaaagaaagcagaaaaCCTACCGGTCTGGCGCGTTCATGATGACAGCGAGCGATTATCACCACGGGAACTGCGTTGATGAAACAGGAGTCTGTTGAGGGCTATCGTTGACCAGAATATCGACAGACAAGGATTATATAATCAGTATAGCGTTGATTCCCGGCCAGTGTCGTGAACTGGAGACCGCAGAGATGGCCTCCGAGGCAATGCTTCGGGGTGGTCAAGGAAAGGAACAACCACAGCGCTTCCAAAAGTGGCTGTGAACCGCGGAGGGGCTGCAATCCGGGTCAAGCTGATATAACCGCAAAATATATGTCTCGTATATGATATTCAATGCAATGCCGGGTCCGGGGCGGCAGAGGATCCGGATTGATGGGCGGGATGAAAAGTAGAGGTGTCGATGCGCGGGAAGCAGATCGTGATAAGCAGTGGTCACATGACTGATAACTGACTCATGGTCACGTGATATTGTTAGACCTACTTCGGTTGGTCTTGGTGGGAAGCAGCAGTTGAGGGAAAATGTTTGGCTGGTTGAAATAAGAAGTGCGTAGTTATCTTAGAAATTAGCGTGGGGGTTTGTCCATCGGTATAACAGTCTCAATCTCAGGTGGTGTTGATCGTCAACCGATGATATATATATCCCTCCAACCCTACTCCGCACTATATACTCCGATCCGCAGACTTACACACAAACTTGAATAAACCGACTCCCAGCCTGAACGACATTTCTTCCTTCAAACACTCAGTAAACCCTATCAGCTACTACTTATGCCCAAAACCAACATGCCACCAAACACTCTCCACAAAACCTACCCATGGATATCACCTTCCAACCCCTCACTAGCCAGCGCGCCAATGCTAAACATCGCGACCGCGAACCTGGCCATCTCAGTCTCAAAAGCCGGCGGAATTGGGTTTATCGCAGGCGGATATAACCTCTCAGGCCTATCAGCCGAGCTCATCAGCGCAAGCAAGCAAACCACATCCCTGCACCCGACAAATCCCCTTCCCGCTTTCTATACCGACACAGGACTCCTACCGCTGGGAGTGGGCTTTCTGAACTGGGGCGCCGACAGAGCGGAAGCAATAAGCATTCTGAAACAACACCCCCCCGCCGCAGTGTGGCTATTCGCACCTACAAACATGCCGGACGATCTACTGGAGTGGGCGAATGAGATCCGCTCCATAACTCCCAGAAGCAAGACTGCATCTAAACCCCAACAGCGAATCCAAATCTGGGTCCAAGTGGGAACAGTGCACGAAGCCCTCTCCGCACAGCAGACACTGCATCCGGATGTAATCGTCGCGCAGGGCAGCGACGCAGGCGGACACGGACTCGCGCGCTCGGCCTCGCTCATGACCCTTCTTCCGGAAATATGCAGCACATTACCTGAACTAACACAGACGCCAATTCTCGCAGCAGGCGGGATAAGCACAGGTCGCTCGCTCGCCGCAGCACTCTCACTCGGCGCCGTAGGCGCAGTAATGGGGACGCGGTTCCTTGCCTGCGCAGAAGCGAATATCGCCACGGGTTACCAGCGGGAAATACTGCGGGCGACCGATGGTGGGGCGAGTACGGTGCGGTCGACGGTTTATGATTCTGTACGAGGGATACATGGATGGCCCGAGCGGTATGATGGGCGAGGGGTTGTGAATCACAGTTATATTGATTCTGTGGAGAGCGGTatggatgacgaggagaatcGGAGGTTGTACCGATTGGAAATGGCGAAGGGGGATGATGGTTGGGGTCCTCAGGGTAGGATGACGACGTATGCTGGGACCGGAGTGGGACTTGTGAATAGAGTGCTTTCTGCGGAGGAGATACTGGACGAGGTTTGGGAGGATATGAAGCGTGCTATTGGAGGGCTGACGGCGTGGCAGTGAAAGGGGGATTGAGAATATAGTAATCAGTTACCGAGGGAGTTGTTGACTCGAATGGACTCATGGCCCGAAATGAATTATGTGACCATGTCAAGAGAGAAGTGTCTAAGAACAGAGAGAGAATCAAAATAAACGCCATGCCTCGCCAGCGCCGATGCCAGAAATCACACACAAAAAGACAGAAAAAACCTCCCCCAAAAAGAGCAATGGATGTTTATGAGTGCGTGTCAATGCCAGGGCCCATAATGAATACAACCCGAACAATCAACCGGACATATGGAGGCGAGATGTATCGACCAAGGATTCGATGACATATGCATGCACCGTTCATGCCAGCAGGGAGGAGGGGAAACGAGAGCGGAAAAAAAGACATTATGAAGAATGCATGGAAAAATGCATGTTATACAAAACTCTAGTGCACGGCACTTAACAGATCCCCAATAGACGAGGTAGCccgcttcatcttccaggagctcttcttcttatcACGCTTTTTCATCATCTCCGCCCAggcctcatcgtcgtcctcgtcatccgaTCCGGCACGCGCCTTTTTGCCGCCAGACGCAGAACGACGATCTGTCGAGACGGGGCGAATGGTGATTGTAGCAACCGATGTGGATTTGGGAAGTTGGGATTGAGGCATGGTCGTGGCCTTATTTTCGTCATTCCAGCCTGTAGTCATGTGTCCTGGGTCGCCATGCATGACGGATACCGGTCTGTACCGCGAGGCCATTCCTGCATTGCTGCGCTCTGACGGAGCAATCGACGGGGCGTAGCCGCCGGCAGCGGTGTTGGGGCGAAGCATCGGCGCTACGGTGTGACGACTCGAGAGATTGGAGTCCAGCATGCTGAGGGTGCGCTGGTCATACTGAGACGAGACCCCGGGAGCGGCTGACGTTGGTCTCATGTTCGGGTTGGCTCCGCTCATtgaaggaggtggtggcATCCCTGCCATCATCGAGGGAGGGCTCATGGGTGCTCCAGGCATGGCGCCGGCCCCCCACGCTGGAGGGGTGGGCATGCCGCctttcatcatcatcggcggcagAGGCGGTGGCGGGCCCTGGTAGCCctgcatctgcatcatcTGCTGCATCCACTGCATTTGCATTTGCATCATCTGTTGCATCTGTTGCGATAACTGGACTTGGGCTTGCTGTTCAATGGTAGACATGTTCTGTGGTTGTGGCATCAACGAGTACGGCCGAGGAACGTCCCCCATATTGTACATGGCTTG carries:
- a CDS encoding uncharacterized protein (ID:PFLUO_002846-T1.cds;~source:funannotate) is translated as MPPNTLHKTYPWISPSNPSLASAPMLNIATANLAISVSKAGGIGFIAGGYNLSGLSAELISASKQTTSLHPTNPLPAFYTDTGLLPLGVGFLNWGADRAEAISILKQHPPAAVWLFAPTNMPDDLLEWANEIRSITPRSKTASKPQQRIQIWVQVGTVHEALSAQQTLHPDVIVAQGSDAGGHGLARSASLMTLLPEICSTLPELTQTPILAAGGISTGRSLAAALSLGAVGAVMGTRFLACAEANIATGYQREILRATDGGASTVRSTVYDSVRGIHGWPERYDGRGVVNHSYIDSVESGMDDEENRRLYRLEMAKGDDGWGPQGRMTTYAGTGVGLVNRVLSAEEILDEVWEDMKRAIGGLTAWQ
- a CDS encoding uncharacterized protein (ID:PFLUO_002845-T1.cds;~source:funannotate); this translates as MSDHHLRAAPLVTTTQAIANELAGRHTSERRAPRHWRVPLDDDRPDVYEAILLAPGENKIDVEIDTRMPNAAIFTFHKEDHTLANLLRSRLIKTPHVIFAAYKVPHPLTPNFLLRVQTDGEVTPREVVINACHALIKDLGILSREFTKEYELRKAANAANLQQQNAE
- a CDS encoding uncharacterized protein (ID:PFLUO_002844-T1.cds;~source:funannotate): MYSSSNSFLGGGAGGRPGQAPFMPQQQQQYTQFPQGQQQQSPMQQPQPTGFAPQPTGFAGQPSPFGGSQLQPQATGFPAGQLQPQFTGYPGAPQQPPPSQQQQQQPPQGFQQQQYTGYPPQPQQQQQQQPPQFQASQPTGLPSRPAPKTSAEIASSFQGAGATEVRPQVPPKTGSRIPSIRLSFITAQDQAKFEQLFKSAVGDSKTMDGDKARDLLMRSKLAGADLSKIWVLSDSTKSGQLFFPEFALAMYLCNLRLTGRELPPALPETIKNEVSSMVDIISFDVPDEQPGPAPRTNAPNFDAPLMENKSTPPVVQQPQPQQPNNSQLLSQLTAQPTGFFPQQTGMQQPQQTGFPGQNTQSQFMQPQQTGFMTNPQATGYSGPRPPMPPMPTGFGSNLSPAQTGGMQGLTAQPTGIPGQWGFINTPAQGLPNIEAMKQQLMPQPGREGGFTTTGLSGNATVAWAITKEEKKIYDDLFRAWDGLRKGFVSGETAIEIMGQSGLNRKDLERIWTLADPHNRGRLNMDEFAVGMHLIYRALNGYPVPSRLPAELIPPSTRHLNDSIGTVKSLLSQDAESRKASGAFLQPQKTGVSYLKDHSFRGGGSPGSSRKDATMFKNNDSASGYRSSARRRVGGDPRSPSPTASSQASDEDLSPDQLRKKIRETKVMLDAVDFQDENRAEDDEALDRRDRREAESLMDRIRRVQDDIDTHPNASFRQLDSGAERRSLRRQLQSFEDQVPQVASDVRRLEREIADAKLELFRLQDAKANPSSAANIVGTGPGGAVTEADRIKARARARMQARAAELSGRPAPAAEDDDGQAARRLESESSKVGSERERNDTMTRDVEESVRDFARSLEESLRDEGQNSTREHEKRRWEDALGVEDTIRDFIYDLSRNSRTANVRKEERERPAQEQRRYESPAAETPASRPSVSPSASSPAPGNTHEDRVAAARQRAQQRIAERMAAAGLKPTDANETLLQRQEREKKEREERLKRAEEDDAKREQERQRRLAEEKGGPSAAASKTVGKKPPPAPPTRRGRTDSAGQADAKKADDVAREQAIRDEQEVQEAETKHLEDEAKQREAEFNKEKEAQAARLRALEEQVKQGKVKKQEEKRRREEAARQAKEQEDKLAAQRAELEMAKERERELQRQLEGLDEEESSSDEEGTGYVTPEDGTPTQSQVLPPAPPPVPTVSVPEPEPESPAISAVSADTESKNPYFSRMAGQPAEATPATSPPASTNPFHRLQQQEAVKPTFTGAGPLERKSRARPEDDDDWSQAGSDFDDSSDEEEDRPGGGSAKQLASILFGTMAPPRPLSAMDEENKSATPVQDSPVAPPPPVPSAPAETETNGFSSPPPTGAPPPPPPPPPGAAAPPPPPPPPAGGAPTAPPPPPPGAAPPPPAPPAMGGGGGDNRSALLASIQAGRGLKKVQTNDRSQSNSAGRVL